The genomic DNA TCCTTGCGGAAGCGCCGCTCCGCCCGAAGCATTACATAAGTTAAGCCGCAGACCAGGCATAAACTGATCAGGCCGAGCACCCAATTGTAATAGGAGATGAATATGACGAGCAGAAGCTGCAGCGCGAACACCCACACGGTCTGATAGCCGTGCCAACGTTTTTGAAGTAAATTAGGCATGATTTCTCACCCTATCGTCTTGATCTCGTAATCATCTCACGCAGCGGCATAGCGATATCCAGGATTCCCACAATTTTCAGAGGCGGAATAAATAGCATCGCTATGATCAGCAACACCGGAATCGCCGGATTCCACTTCTTCTGATAAGCCAAGAAGAAGAAAAAGCTGGCTGCCTGAATCATAAACAAGAAATTGAGCAGCGGCGACAAATTCAGCAGCACCGTCCCGACGAAGCTTTCCATGACAGCGGCGCTGCCAAACAGCATGATCAATACCGTAGCCAGGTAATACCAGATCAGCGCTCTCGGCAGTCTCCAGTCGCGCAGCGGCGGGAAGCTTCTCACCGAATGTCCAAGACTATTCAACGTTGGCCGGGCAATCAGATGCGTTACAGCTGCAAGCAGAAACGAGCACATGATCATCGTAAATGGCGTCATTCTGGCCGCCAGGCTGGAAAGCTGCTGCGCCATTTCCGGAGACCAGACTAGATCCGAGGCGATCAACTCATTGTCAGCCATATTCTGCATCAGAGACATCATCGTATTTAGCGTCTCTTCAATCGAAGAGGCCAAATTGAAGTCATAGATAACAGTAACAGCGAGAAATGCCAGCAGAAACTCCAGCAGAAGCGTTCCCGTTCCCATCACAACGACCTTGAGCGCAGAGGCCCGTGTCTTATACAAATGCCCCATGACCAAGGCCGGAACCATAAAAAATACGGCCAATA from Paenibacillus woosongensis includes the following:
- a CDS encoding DUF2232 domain-containing protein, with translation MNLRWTSVAWSVVYLLLLLSFATPFSFITIFVLLLPGVILYATLSVRAFAFHIAIVWMAAALLLSNPVIILLAVFFMVPALVMGHLYKTRASALKVVVMGTGTLLLEFLLAFLAVTVIYDFNLASSIEETLNTMMSLMQNMADNELIASDLVWSPEMAQQLSSLAARMTPFTMIMCSFLLAAVTHLIARPTLNSLGHSVRSFPPLRDWRLPRALIWYYLATVLIMLFGSAAVMESFVGTVLLNLSPLLNFLFMIQAASFFFFLAYQKKWNPAIPVLLIIAMLFIPPLKIVGILDIAMPLREMITRSRR